A window of Zingiber officinale cultivar Zhangliang chromosome 5A, Zo_v1.1, whole genome shotgun sequence contains these coding sequences:
- the LOC121981479 gene encoding uncharacterized protein LOC121981479, with protein MKHFREPDNAITTSQGDKITILKASKSAKNCGNGGRLKPPESERIRDWCSDWQQEIFNSVNTNFVNPHMPSASQYKGNCESCASPARIVILKPNKGKTRKLAKDSLFTDEDFHFNFKVFSEIAASRIREMRNEGKQKLAYHTELSCPKDSIKITQEKTRKARQTRSSRIKHYSLSERMPFDDNGESEATFLSSDNFRVWIGNCNSSPLSSTESSVSREARRRLAERWKVTRKFQNEGHGSHSSQTLSELLGLSYDRTVKFTEDTSDITTVLDKIFDSNEAPGSTDNLSRIDNEDRVRYVSLQPFVEYNSSLKINDRERDVATNNDRIEDVTMRPSCISLVAKMTEPQTVSVRNIKNQIHRSQLEHLVAKENMLPEQETNVSTEGSRKRVHMAKTTIHPSPMDCANSDSRPKSCVSIPQLRDESWEEKPATSALELSLDNEGLIGQILNAVANQETSIDNLPLEPLHSEPDMGVLDTLSTEENEQASPVSVLETPSEDEAYSSGCFERLSSDLKELRRKLELLKLESTDVYTQKAEVPPNKRCCDHDMDQELVDSDDRDFAYMLDTLQESGFLGIIDNKLVDTLDQNLFDKLEKKYNKVVLWPRSERRLLFDLISCTLTETVARSCKNVHSMSELCPLALDCNSVAKTVWQTLVEGRKLLDCSDRNELLDKEWLLLVCDVDLIAIRIEGMVNDVLLEELVFDLFN; from the exons ATGAAACATTTTCGAGAGCCTGATAACGCAATAACCACATCTCAAGGGGATAAGATTACGATATTAAAAGCATCTAAAAGTGCTAAGAATTGTGGCAATGGAGGCCGGCTTAAACCACCTGAATCAGAAAGGATCCGAGATTGGTGTTCTGATTGGCAGCAAGAAATTTTCAACTCTGTCAATACAAACTTTGTCAACCCACATATGCCATCTGCATCACAATACAAAGGCAACTGTGAATCTTGTGCAAGTCCTGCTCGCATTGTGATCCTAAAACCAAACAAAGGGAAGACTAGAAAGTTGGCAAAGGATAGTTTATTTACGGATGAGGATTTCCATTTTAACTTTAAAGTGTTCAGTGAAATTGCTGCTTCTAGAATTCGGGAGATGCGTAATGAAGGGAAACAAAAGTTAGCATATCACACGGAGTTATCGTGCCCGAAGGATTCAATTAAAATTACCCAGGAAAAGACAAGAAAGGCGAGGCAGACTAGAAGCAGCCGAATTAAACATTATTCTCTATCTGAAAGGATGCCCTTTGATGATAATGGAGAGTCAGAGGCAACTTTTTTATCTTCTGATAACTTCAGGGTTTGGATTGGCAACTGCAACTCTTCacctttatcttcaactgaatCTTCTGTGAGCAGGGAGGCACGAAGGCGCCTGGCTGAAAGATGGAAGGTCACTAGGAAGTTTCAGAACGAGGGACATGGTTCTCATAGCTCACAGACACTAAGTGAGCTCCTTGGTCTATCTTATGACAGGACTGTGAAGTTTACTGAGGATACATCTGACATCACAACTGTTCTAGATAAAATTTTTGACAGCAATGAGGCACCTGGAAGCACAGACAATCTTTCTAGAATTGACAATGAAGACAGAGTACGATATGTGAGCCTACAGCCCTTTGTTGAGTACAATTCAAGTCTGAAGATAAATGACAGAGAACGAGATGTTGCCACAAATAACGATAGAATTGAAGATGTGACAATGAGACCATCTTGTATCTCTTTAGTTGCCAAAATGACTGAACCACAAACTGTGTCAGTTAGAAACATAAAGAATCAAATTCATCGATCTCAACTAGAGCATTTGGTTGCTAAGGAAAACATGCTACCTGAACAAGAAACTAATGTGAGCACAGAAGGATCAAGGAAGAGAGTTCACATGGCAAAAACAACAATACATCCTTCACCCATGGATTGTGCCAACTCTGATAGTCGACCAAAAAGTTGTGTCTCTATTCCTCAGCTTAGAGATGAGTCATGGGAGGAGAAACCAGCAACCTCTGCACTTGAACTGTCATTAGATAATGAAGGCTTGATTGGACAGATTCTAAATGCAGTAGCAAATCAG GAAACTTCAATTGACAATCTTCCACTCGAGCCACTTCACTCTGAACCTGATATGGGTGTATTAGACACCCTAAGCACGGAGGAAAATGAACAGGCAAGCCCAGTCTCTGTTCTGGAGACTCCATCAGAAGATGAAGCATATAGCTCAGGATGCTTTGAAAGATTAAGTTCAGATCTCAAAG AGCTTAGGAGGAAACTTGAACTTCTGAAGTTGGAGTCAACAGATGTATATACTCAGAAAGCTGAGGTCCCACCTAATAAGAGATGTTGTGATCATGATATGGACCAAGAACTCGTAGACAGTGATGATAGAGACTTTGCATACATGCTTGACACTCTTCAGGAATCAGGCTTCCTTGGTATTATTGATAACAAGCTAGTGGATACCTTGGACCAAAATCTCTTTGATAAACTAGAGAAGAAGTACAACAAAGTTGTGTTATGGCCAAGATCCGAAAGAAGGCTACTGTTTGATCTTATAAGTTGCACCCTCACAGAAACGGTTGCTAGATCATGCAAGAATGTGCATAGCATGTCAGAGCTTTGCCCCCTGGCATTGGACTGCAATAGCGTTGCAAAAACTGTGTGGCAAACTCTAGTCGAGGGAAGGAAATTGCTGGATTGCAGTGATAGGAACGAGCTCCTCGACAAAGAATGGCTTCTCTTGGTTTGTGATGTTGATTTGATTGCAATCCGAATTGAAGGGATGGTAAATGATGTACTTTTGGAGGAACTTGTTTTTGATTTGTTTAACTAG